The following proteins come from a genomic window of Synechococcus sp. BIOS-E4-1:
- a CDS encoding potassium channel family protein, with product MQLESGLTPWKDKIYELLLGLCLLVMASFAFPRISWLGNFGYALIALLLTQLVMLRRTKLSLHDRMYQVLGIVALLTQLLWLCTPVKWYFSAVPLVLSWSLLVGWSLVRLVTRLASEHRVNSKVLMGAAAGYLLLGLTSGLVMIGIETIQPGSFEPVPLPGVEVVGNSNVLEFTPLFAQINYFAFICLTTVGFGDITPVHPMARMLSVSTGVAGQLYLAVVMGILIGRFSSRLKKG from the coding sequence ATGCAATTGGAATCAGGGCTCACCCCTTGGAAGGACAAGATCTACGAGCTGCTGTTGGGGCTCTGCCTGCTGGTGATGGCGAGCTTTGCCTTCCCTCGCATCAGCTGGTTGGGCAACTTTGGTTATGCCTTGATCGCCCTGCTGCTCACCCAGCTTGTGATGCTGCGCAGGACAAAGCTGAGCTTGCACGACCGGATGTATCAGGTTCTGGGGATTGTTGCCCTTCTGACCCAGCTTTTGTGGTTGTGCACGCCCGTGAAGTGGTATTTCAGCGCCGTCCCTCTGGTTCTGAGCTGGAGCCTGCTGGTGGGCTGGAGCCTGGTGCGCCTGGTGACGCGACTTGCCAGCGAACATCGCGTGAACTCCAAGGTGCTGATGGGAGCCGCCGCTGGCTACCTCCTGCTTGGGCTGACCTCCGGCTTGGTGATGATCGGCATCGAAACAATCCAGCCTGGCAGCTTTGAACCAGTCCCCCTGCCAGGGGTCGAAGTAGTGGGCAACTCCAATGTGCTGGAGTTCACTCCCTTGTTTGCACAGATCAACTATTTCGCGTTCATCTGCCTCACCACCGTGGGCTTCGGTGACATCACGCCGGTGCATCCGATGGCACGCATGCTGTCGGTGAGCACTGGCGTGGCCGGTCAGTTGTATCTGGCGGTGGTGATGGGGATCCTGATCGGCCGTTTCAGTTCGAGGCTGAAAAAGGGCTGA
- a CDS encoding DUF3122 domain-containing protein, whose product MLALRRLFCTLLVAVVLLLLTPAAASAQVHEHQDENGAPMLRSLESLRDLDYQSWQAVAYRVGEPGNPVVLRIVGYPGKMRLEHPTSLLVQAGVKEWQLEDITLENALLATDGREAAAEFALDPLLNDLSNKRPLRLFLPGVFNEMPVPPYVVAEWRDVQTEPLS is encoded by the coding sequence ATGCTCGCGCTGCGTCGTTTGTTCTGCACATTGCTGGTTGCTGTTGTGTTGCTGCTGCTCACCCCAGCAGCGGCAAGCGCCCAGGTGCATGAGCATCAGGATGAAAATGGCGCGCCGATGCTGCGCAGCCTGGAGAGCTTGCGCGATCTCGATTACCAGAGCTGGCAGGCGGTGGCCTATCGCGTTGGCGAGCCGGGGAATCCGGTGGTTCTGCGCATCGTTGGCTACCCCGGCAAGATGCGTCTTGAGCACCCCACTTCCCTCTTGGTGCAGGCTGGTGTGAAGGAATGGCAGCTCGAAGACATCACCCTCGAGAATGCATTGCTGGCTACGGATGGCCGTGAAGCTGCAGCTGAATTTGCCCTCGATCCGCTGCTCAATGATCTCTCCAACAAGCGTCCGTTGCGCCTCTTCCTGCCCGGTGTTTTCAATGAAATGCCCGTGCCTCCCTACGTGGTGGCTGAATGGCGTGATGTGCAGACCGAGCCGCTGAGCTGA
- the ftsH gene encoding ATP-dependent zinc metalloprotease FtsH, producing MPIREDDNRPNRRFGILNLVLIGFGVLLLISSFIPNQGMQQVPRVPYSLFIDQVNDGAVKRAYITQDQIRYELSEAEEGAPSVLATTPIFDMDLPQRLETKGVEFAAAPPKKPNIFTTILSWVVPPLIFILVLQFFARRSMGAGGAQGALNFTKSKAKVYVPDEQSRVTFADVAGVDEAKDELAEIVDFLKSSDRYTEIGARIPKGVLLVGPPGTGKTLLSKAVAGEAGVPFFIISGSEFVELFVGAGAARVRDLFEQAKKNAPCIIFIDELDAIGKSRSGSMGVVGGNDEREQTLNQLLTEMDGFASKDKPVIVLAATNQPEVLDAALLRPGRFDRQVLVDRPDLSGRKTILEIYAKKVKLAEGVDLDRIAQATSGFAGADLANLVNEAALLAARAKRTKVEQQDLGEAIERVVAGLEKKSRVLQEDEKKVVAYHEVGHAIVGHLMPGGSKVAKISIVPRGMSALGYTLQLPTEERFLNSREELQGQIATLLGGRSAEEVVFGKVTTGASNDLQRATDIAEQMVGTYGMSETLGPLAYDKQGGGRFLGGGNNPRRTVSDATAQAIDKEVRALVDTAHDQALTILRQNMALLETISQKILEKEVIEGDELKEMLDASVMPEAIAA from the coding sequence ATGCCGATCCGCGAGGACGACAACCGCCCCAACCGCCGCTTTGGAATCCTCAACCTGGTGCTAATCGGATTTGGTGTGTTGCTGCTGATCAGCAGCTTCATACCTAACCAAGGCATGCAGCAGGTTCCGCGTGTGCCTTACTCCCTGTTTATTGATCAGGTGAATGACGGTGCCGTTAAGCGCGCCTACATCACCCAGGATCAGATTCGTTACGAGCTCTCCGAAGCCGAAGAGGGAGCGCCATCGGTGCTTGCCACCACACCGATCTTTGATATGGATTTACCTCAGCGCCTGGAGACCAAGGGCGTTGAGTTCGCTGCTGCACCACCGAAGAAGCCCAATATTTTCACCACCATTCTCAGCTGGGTCGTTCCCCCGCTGATTTTCATCCTGGTGCTCCAGTTCTTTGCGCGCCGCTCCATGGGAGCTGGCGGAGCCCAGGGGGCTTTGAACTTCACCAAGAGCAAGGCCAAGGTCTACGTGCCCGATGAGCAGTCGCGTGTCACTTTTGCGGATGTAGCCGGCGTTGACGAGGCCAAGGATGAGCTGGCCGAAATCGTTGATTTCCTCAAGTCGTCTGATCGCTATACCGAAATCGGTGCCCGCATTCCCAAAGGTGTGTTGCTGGTGGGCCCTCCCGGCACCGGTAAAACGCTCCTCTCCAAAGCCGTCGCTGGAGAGGCGGGCGTGCCCTTCTTCATCATCAGCGGATCGGAATTCGTGGAGCTGTTCGTTGGCGCTGGCGCTGCGCGCGTTCGCGATCTGTTTGAGCAGGCCAAGAAGAATGCTCCTTGCATCATCTTCATCGATGAATTGGATGCCATCGGCAAGAGTCGTTCGGGCTCGATGGGTGTTGTGGGCGGCAACGATGAGCGTGAGCAGACCCTCAACCAGCTGCTCACCGAGATGGATGGTTTTGCTTCCAAAGACAAGCCAGTGATTGTGCTCGCAGCCACCAACCAGCCAGAAGTGCTGGATGCGGCCCTGCTGCGTCCCGGTCGCTTTGATCGCCAGGTGCTTGTGGATCGCCCTGATCTCTCTGGTCGTAAGACGATTTTGGAGATTTACGCCAAAAAGGTGAAGTTGGCAGAAGGAGTCGACCTCGACCGCATCGCTCAGGCCACCAGCGGGTTCGCAGGTGCTGACCTGGCCAACCTCGTGAATGAGGCAGCACTGCTGGCGGCCCGTGCCAAGCGCACCAAAGTTGAGCAACAAGATCTCGGTGAAGCGATCGAGCGGGTTGTCGCTGGTCTGGAGAAGAAAAGCCGTGTACTCCAGGAAGACGAAAAGAAGGTGGTGGCTTATCACGAAGTGGGCCACGCCATCGTCGGTCACCTGATGCCTGGTGGCAGCAAGGTGGCCAAGATCTCGATTGTGCCCCGGGGCATGAGCGCGCTCGGCTACACCTTGCAGCTCCCCACCGAGGAGCGGTTCCTCAACTCCAGGGAAGAACTGCAGGGTCAGATCGCAACGCTGTTGGGTGGACGATCTGCGGAGGAAGTGGTGTTCGGCAAGGTCACCACTGGTGCATCCAACGATCTGCAGCGAGCCACGGATATTGCTGAGCAGATGGTGGGGACCTACGGCATGAGTGAGACCCTCGGACCACTGGCCTACGACAAACAGGGCGGAGGTCGCTTCCTCGGCGGCGGCAACAACCCTCGCCGCACCGTCAGTGATGCCACGGCTCAGGCCATCGACAAGGAGGTGCGTGCTCTTGTCGACACTGCCCATGACCAGGCCCTCACGATCCTGCGTCAAAACATGGCTCTGCTGGAAACCATCTCTCAGAAGATTCTGGAGAAGGAAGTGATTGAAGGCGATGAGCTCAAAGAGATGCTCGATGCCAGCGTCATGCCTGAGGCAATTGCTGCCTGA
- the ribD gene encoding bifunctional diaminohydroxyphosphoribosylaminopyrimidine deaminase/5-amino-6-(5-phosphoribosylamino)uracil reductase RibD, with amino-acid sequence MAGLATPEQRWIPWMRRALQLAALAEGRTSPNPLVGAVVLDSEGCLVGEGFHARAGLPHAEPGALKQAGKAARGGTIVVTLEPCCHQGRTPPCTEAILAAGIERVVVALTDPDPRVAGGGLQRLRDAGLEVISGILASEAAYQNRAFVHRVRTGRPWGVLKWAMSLDGRTALPNGASQWISGPSARAWVHQLRARCDAVIVGGGTVRADDPLLTSRGHRSPEPLRVVLSRSLDLPLSAQLWQQATAPTLVAHAAPEDREMDTQANNLAALQAKGVELQKLDPCEPEHLLRELARRGCNRVLWECGPGLASAALQQGCVQEIAAVIAPKLLGGALARTPLGDLGLTAMDQVLSLNCEPCLSLGQDLLMQGLVSPFSASN; translated from the coding sequence ATGGCGGGTCTGGCCACACCGGAGCAGCGCTGGATTCCCTGGATGCGCCGTGCGCTCCAGCTGGCTGCCCTGGCGGAAGGACGCACCAGTCCCAACCCGTTGGTTGGAGCGGTTGTGCTCGATTCAGAGGGCTGCTTGGTGGGAGAGGGTTTCCACGCCCGAGCGGGACTGCCCCATGCCGAACCTGGGGCCCTCAAGCAAGCTGGCAAAGCCGCACGTGGCGGCACGATCGTGGTCACCCTGGAGCCCTGCTGCCATCAGGGCAGGACACCTCCCTGCACCGAAGCGATTCTTGCTGCTGGTATCGAGCGGGTCGTGGTCGCCCTGACTGATCCTGATCCGCGCGTTGCCGGTGGTGGTTTGCAGCGTCTGCGCGATGCCGGTTTGGAGGTGATCAGCGGAATCCTGGCGTCAGAGGCCGCCTATCAGAACCGGGCCTTTGTGCATCGCGTGCGCACTGGTCGTCCCTGGGGGGTGCTCAAGTGGGCGATGAGCCTGGATGGGCGCACGGCGCTGCCGAATGGCGCCAGCCAGTGGATCAGTGGTCCGTCTGCGCGTGCCTGGGTGCATCAACTCAGGGCTCGTTGTGATGCAGTGATCGTGGGTGGTGGCACCGTTCGGGCCGACGATCCGCTGCTCACCAGCCGTGGTCATCGCTCGCCAGAACCGCTGAGAGTCGTGCTCAGCCGCAGCCTTGACCTGCCCTTGTCAGCTCAGCTTTGGCAGCAGGCCACAGCTCCCACCCTGGTGGCCCATGCAGCCCCTGAAGACAGGGAAATGGACACCCAGGCCAACAATCTGGCTGCCTTGCAGGCCAAGGGGGTTGAACTTCAGAAGCTCGATCCCTGTGAGCCTGAACACCTATTGCGGGAACTTGCTCGCCGTGGTTGTAATCGGGTGCTGTGGGAATGCGGCCCGGGTCTGGCCTCAGCGGCTTTGCAGCAGGGTTGTGTTCAGGAGATCGCTGCTGTGATTGCGCCGAAGCTCCTGGGAGGGGCGCTGGCTCGAACGCCACTCGGTGACCTGGGCTTAACGGCGATGGATCAGGTGTTGAGCTTGAACTGTGAGCCATGCCTGAGCCTTGGTCAGGACCTGTTGATGCAGGGGCTGGTCAGCCCTTTTTCAGCCTCGAACTGA